Proteins from one Clostridium cellulovorans 743B genomic window:
- the purF gene encoding amidophosphoribosyltransferase: MWIDDEDKLKEECGVFGIFSKTQIQASHLAYYGLYALQHRGQESAGIVVSDGEKLSIHKEMGLVSDIFDEELLNTLSGNSAIGHVRYSTSGESTSRNAQPLMSEFKLGPIAIAHNGTLINADVIRGLLEDSGSIFQTSIDTEVIINLIARQNKKGLEYALVDAIQAIKGSFAIVMLTEKQLIGVRDPYGIRPLCLGKLGESYILASESCAIESIGGEIIRDVEPGEVVIVDENGIKSIKYAENTPRKSCSFEHIYFARPDSVIDGINVYEARVKAGMELYEKYPVEADVVIGVPDSGLASAVGFSKASGIPNEMGIIKNKYIGRTFIAPTQEMRERAVSVKLNVLKSIVNGKRVVLIDDSIVRGTTGKRLIEILRRAGATEVHFRVASPMVGYPCYFGIDTPYRKDLMGSEASTEQMREMIGADSLGFLTIEDLVKSLGGSNDFCLGCFNGIYPMATPVEQFQK; encoded by the coding sequence ATGTGGATAGATGATGAAGATAAACTTAAGGAAGAGTGTGGGGTATTTGGGATATTCTCAAAAACACAAATCCAAGCATCACATTTAGCCTATTATGGACTTTACGCTCTTCAACATAGAGGTCAAGAAAGTGCTGGAATTGTTGTAAGTGACGGCGAAAAGCTATCTATTCATAAAGAGATGGGCCTTGTAAGTGACATATTTGATGAAGAACTACTAAACACATTAAGTGGTAATAGTGCTATAGGTCATGTAAGATATTCTACTAGTGGAGAAAGTACTTCAAGGAACGCACAGCCTTTAATGAGTGAGTTTAAACTAGGCCCAATAGCAATAGCTCATAATGGAACACTTATAAATGCAGACGTTATAAGAGGTTTGCTAGAGGATTCAGGTTCAATATTCCAAACCTCTATCGATACAGAAGTAATAATAAATCTTATTGCAAGACAAAACAAAAAAGGCTTAGAATATGCACTTGTTGATGCTATTCAAGCGATAAAAGGTTCTTTTGCTATTGTAATGCTTACAGAAAAGCAACTTATAGGAGTTAGAGATCCATATGGTATAAGACCATTGTGCCTTGGAAAGCTAGGAGAAAGTTACATCCTAGCTTCCGAGAGTTGTGCTATTGAAAGTATAGGTGGAGAAATAATTCGAGACGTTGAGCCAGGTGAAGTTGTAATAGTTGATGAAAATGGTATCAAATCAATAAAATACGCTGAAAACACTCCAAGAAAATCTTGTTCTTTTGAACATATTTATTTTGCTAGACCAGATAGCGTTATTGATGGAATCAATGTATATGAAGCAAGAGTAAAAGCTGGTATGGAGTTATATGAAAAATACCCAGTTGAAGCGGACGTAGTAATTGGCGTTCCAGATTCAGGTTTAGCATCTGCTGTAGGTTTTTCTAAGGCAAGCGGAATTCCAAATGAAATGGGCATTATAAAGAACAAATATATCGGTAGAACCTTTATTGCTCCAACTCAAGAAATGAGAGAAAGAGCAGTATCAGTTAAGCTTAATGTTCTTAAATCAATAGTAAACGGTAAAAGAGTTGTTTTAATAGATGATTCTATCGTAAGAGGTACAACTGGAAAAAGACTTATTGAAATATTAAGAAGAGCTGGAGCTACAGAAGTTCATTTTAGAGTTGCATCACCGATGGTTGGTTATCCATGTTATTTTGGAATAGATACTCCTTATCGTAAGGATTTAATGGGCTCAGAGGCTAGTACAGAGCAGATGAGAGAAATGATAGGAGCAGATTCCCTTGGATTTTTAACTATTGAAGATTTAGTTAAATCCCTTGGTGGAAGTAATGATTTTTGTTTAGGTTGCTTTAATGGTATTTATCCAATGGCAACACCAGTAGAACAGTTTCAAAAATAA
- the purM gene encoding phosphoribosylformylglycinamidine cyclo-ligase: MSLYKESGVDIEEGYRSVSMIKEHAKRTQIPGVLNSIGSFAGMFELGQYKNPVIVSGTDGVGTKLEIAIRMKKYDTVGIDCVAMCVNDILCHGAKPIFFLDYIGCGKLEAEVAADLVKGVSEGCLQSNCALLGGETAEMPGFYKHGDYDIAGFAVGVVEKDEIIDGSDIENGDILIGIESSGVHSNGYSLVRKLIPDINIDFNGAPIGETLLTPTRIYVKPVLDILQKVKVRGMAHITGGGFIENIPRMFKKNQRAVINKASYKVPAIFKYLMECGVKEEEMYNTYNMGIGYIMCVAKEDAAKVMSLLKEYDLNSYEIGYVEEGEGVCLK, translated from the coding sequence ATGAGTTTATATAAAGAAAGTGGAGTTGACATTGAAGAAGGCTACAGAAGTGTTTCAATGATAAAGGAACATGCTAAAAGGACTCAAATTCCAGGAGTTTTAAATTCTATCGGATCTTTTGCAGGAATGTTTGAGCTTGGACAATATAAGAATCCAGTAATTGTTTCTGGAACTGATGGAGTTGGAACAAAGCTTGAAATAGCAATAAGAATGAAAAAGTATGATACTGTTGGTATTGATTGCGTAGCTATGTGTGTTAACGATATACTATGCCATGGTGCAAAACCAATATTCTTCCTTGATTACATTGGTTGCGGAAAATTAGAAGCAGAAGTAGCAGCAGACCTTGTAAAAGGAGTTTCAGAAGGTTGTCTTCAAAGTAACTGCGCTCTTCTTGGCGGAGAAACTGCAGAAATGCCTGGATTCTATAAACACGGAGATTATGATATAGCAGGTTTTGCTGTTGGTGTTGTAGAAAAAGATGAAATCATAGATGGAAGCGATATCGAAAACGGAGATATTTTAATTGGTATAGAATCATCAGGAGTACATTCAAATGGTTATTCACTTGTAAGAAAATTAATTCCTGATATAAATATAGATTTTAATGGAGCACCAATAGGTGAAACTTTACTTACACCTACTAGAATTTATGTTAAACCAGTATTAGATATACTGCAAAAAGTAAAAGTAAGAGGTATGGCTCACATAACTGGTGGTGGATTCATAGAAAACATTCCAAGAATGTTCAAGAAAAACCAAAGAGCTGTTATTAACAAAGCTAGTTATAAAGTTCCAGCAATATTCAAATATCTTATGGAATGCGGCGTAAAGGAAGAAGAAATGTACAATACTTATAACATGGGTATAGGTTACATTATGTGCGTAGCTAAGGAAGATGCAGCTAAGGTTATGTCATTATTAAAGGAATATGATTTAAATAGCTATGAGATCGGTTATGTTGAAGAAGGAGAAGGTGTATGTTTAAAATAG
- the purN gene encoding phosphoribosylglycinamide formyltransferase — protein sequence MFKIAVLASGGGTNLQAIIDAVNNKEINAEISYIITDNEKAYALERGRLNNIPVMSFDRKQYKEGLSDKILEVLKGKADIIVLAGYLSILQGDIIKEFKNRIINIHPSLIPSFCGMGAYGIKVHEMAIEYGVKVSGCTVHFVDEGTDTGAIILQKVVEVMEGDDAKKLQERILVKEHEAIVEAVKLFSEERVQIDGRKVSIKG from the coding sequence ATGTTTAAAATAGCAGTATTAGCCTCCGGGGGCGGTACGAACCTTCAAGCCATAATAGATGCAGTAAACAATAAAGAAATTAATGCTGAAATCAGTTATATAATAACAGATAATGAAAAGGCTTATGCTTTAGAAAGAGGAAGGCTTAATAATATACCTGTGATGTCATTTGATAGAAAGCAATATAAAGAGGGGTTATCAGATAAGATTTTAGAAGTCTTAAAAGGAAAAGCCGATATCATTGTATTAGCTGGTTACTTATCTATACTTCAAGGCGATATTATAAAAGAATTCAAAAATAGAATAATTAATATACACCCTTCCTTGATTCCTTCATTCTGTGGTATGGGTGCTTATGGAATCAAGGTCCATGAAATGGCTATTGAATATGGTGTAAAGGTATCAGGTTGCACTGTCCATTTTGTAGATGAAGGTACTGATACAGGTGCTATCATTCTGCAAAAGGTAGTAGAAGTAATGGAAGGCGACGACGCTAAAAAGCTTCAAGAGAGAATCCTTGTAAAAGAGCATGAAGCTATAGTGGAAGCTGTTAAGCTTTTTTCAGAAGAAAGAGTTCAAATTGATGGCCGAAAGGTGTCTATAAAAGGATAA
- the purH gene encoding bifunctional phosphoribosylaminoimidazolecarboxamide formyltransferase/IMP cyclohydrolase has translation MIKRALISVFYKDGLLEMAKFLESKGVEIVSTGGTFKFLKDNGIKVIDVTEVTGFEEMLDGRVKTLNPYIHGGILAIRDNEEHMTKIEEKGITPIDMVIVNLYPFFEKVTADITFEEKVEFIDIGGPTMLRSAAKNFQDVIVISDTKDYAEVMSQIEEKGDVDYEFKKRLAGKVFNLTSAYDAAISNFMLGDGNEEYLSVSYKKLMDLRYGENSHQSAAYYVSTTEKGAMKNFTQLNGKELSYNNIKDMDIAWKVVCEFDEIAACGVKHNTPCGVAIGETVYESYMKAYECDPTSIFGGIVAINRPVDKATAEELVKIFLEIVIAPDFDEDALEILKTKKNLRVIKCDEKPQLSKELVKVDGGILVQSADDKLIEETKVVTKKAPTDKEMKDLIFGMKVVKYVKSNAIVIAKDQVTLGIGGGQVNRIWPTQESLKRSNNPEGAILASDAFFPFGDIVEEAAKYGISSIIQPGGSVRDSESIENCDKNDISMVFTGLRHFKH, from the coding sequence ATGATTAAAAGAGCTTTGATAAGTGTTTTTTATAAAGATGGTCTATTAGAAATGGCTAAATTCCTTGAAAGTAAAGGAGTAGAAATAGTTTCAACTGGTGGAACCTTTAAGTTCCTAAAGGACAATGGCATCAAAGTTATAGATGTAACAGAAGTAACTGGCTTTGAAGAAATGCTAGATGGCAGAGTTAAGACTTTAAATCCATATATTCACGGTGGAATTCTTGCGATAAGAGATAATGAAGAACATATGACAAAGATAGAGGAAAAAGGAATAACTCCAATCGATATGGTTATTGTAAATCTTTATCCGTTCTTTGAAAAAGTTACTGCAGATATAACCTTTGAAGAAAAGGTTGAATTTATAGATATCGGTGGACCAACAATGTTAAGATCTGCAGCTAAGAATTTCCAAGACGTTATAGTAATTTCAGATACAAAGGATTACGCAGAAGTAATGTCTCAAATCGAAGAAAAAGGCGATGTGGATTACGAATTTAAGAAGAGATTAGCAGGTAAGGTGTTCAATTTAACTAGTGCTTATGATGCTGCTATCAGCAACTTTATGCTAGGAGATGGAAACGAAGAGTATCTATCAGTTTCTTATAAGAAGCTTATGGATTTAAGATACGGAGAAAATTCTCATCAAAGCGCTGCTTATTATGTTTCAACTACTGAAAAAGGTGCTATGAAAAACTTTACTCAGCTTAATGGTAAAGAACTTTCTTACAATAACATAAAAGATATGGATATTGCTTGGAAGGTAGTATGTGAGTTCGATGAAATAGCTGCTTGCGGAGTTAAGCATAATACTCCATGTGGAGTAGCTATAGGGGAAACTGTATATGAAAGCTACATGAAAGCTTATGAATGTGACCCAACATCAATTTTCGGTGGAATAGTAGCTATAAACAGACCTGTAGATAAAGCAACTGCAGAAGAACTTGTAAAGATATTCTTAGAAATCGTAATTGCACCAGATTTTGACGAAGATGCTTTAGAAATATTAAAGACTAAGAAGAATTTAAGAGTTATTAAATGTGATGAAAAACCTCAATTAAGCAAAGAATTAGTTAAGGTTGATGGTGGAATACTTGTTCAATCAGCTGATGATAAATTAATTGAAGAAACTAAGGTAGTTACAAAGAAAGCTCCAACAGATAAAGAAATGAAGGATTTAATCTTTGGTATGAAGGTAGTTAAGTACGTTAAATCAAATGCTATCGTTATTGCTAAAGATCAAGTTACCCTTGGAATTGGTGGAGGTCAAGTAAATAGAATCTGGCCTACACAAGAATCTCTTAAGAGATCAAACAATCCAGAAGGAGCAATTTTAGCTTCAGACGCTTTCTTCCCATTTGGTGACATCGTTGAAGAAGCTGCAAAATACGGAATATCTTCAATAATACAACCAGGTGGATCTGTTAGAGACAGCGAATCAATAGAGAATTGTGATAAAAACGACATATCAATGGTATTCACAGGATTAAGACATTTCAAACACTAA
- the purD gene encoding phosphoribosylamine--glycine ligase, with protein sequence MDLMIIGNGGREHALAWKLAQSDKVNKIYCAPGNGGTAIENKCVNVDLNTIEEMKDFALENKVDLTIVGPEVYLVQGVVDLFKKNNLKIFGPAQAGAELEGSKSFAKDFMKKYNVKTADYQVFNNLEDSIEHLKKCDFPIVIKADGLAAGKGVYISPTYEEAEKALRECMEEDVFKGAGKTVVIEEFLEGVEASILTITDGKTIVPFLSSKDHKKIYEGETGPNTGGMGVIAPNPYYTDEVKKEFEERIMAPTLEGIQKEGFDFKGIIFFGIMVNKKGVYLLEYNCRMGDPETQCILPLLKTDLLEIIELALEEKLEGADIQWEDKHSCCVTLASLGYPGTFEKGFEITGYDKVNGKYFGAAVTLKDGKVYTNGGRVLNVVNVGENLEAARAATYEDVNKVDFKNKYYRKDIGNVQN encoded by the coding sequence ATGGATTTAATGATAATTGGTAACGGTGGAAGAGAACATGCTTTAGCTTGGAAGCTTGCACAAAGCGATAAGGTAAATAAAATATACTGTGCCCCAGGAAATGGTGGTACTGCAATAGAAAATAAATGTGTCAATGTTGATTTAAATACAATAGAAGAAATGAAGGACTTTGCATTAGAAAATAAAGTTGACTTAACGATCGTTGGACCAGAAGTTTACTTAGTTCAAGGCGTAGTAGATTTATTTAAGAAAAATAACTTAAAGATTTTTGGACCAGCACAAGCTGGAGCTGAGCTTGAAGGAAGTAAATCTTTTGCTAAAGACTTTATGAAAAAATATAATGTAAAAACTGCTGATTATCAAGTTTTTAATAACTTAGAAGACAGTATAGAACATTTAAAGAAATGCGATTTCCCAATCGTTATAAAAGCAGATGGCTTAGCAGCGGGTAAAGGTGTTTACATATCTCCAACCTATGAAGAAGCAGAAAAAGCTTTAAGAGAATGTATGGAAGAGGATGTATTCAAAGGCGCAGGAAAAACTGTAGTAATTGAAGAGTTCTTAGAAGGTGTAGAAGCATCTATATTAACAATAACTGATGGAAAAACAATAGTACCATTCTTATCTTCTAAAGACCATAAGAAGATATACGAAGGTGAAACAGGTCCTAACACAGGTGGTATGGGAGTTATAGCTCCAAATCCTTATTATACAGATGAAGTTAAAAAAGAATTTGAAGAAAGAATAATGGCTCCAACCCTAGAAGGAATTCAAAAAGAAGGTTTTGACTTTAAAGGTATCATTTTCTTTGGAATAATGGTAAATAAAAAGGGCGTTTATCTTTTAGAATATAATTGCAGAATGGGTGACCCTGAAACTCAATGTATACTTCCTCTTTTAAAGACTGATTTACTTGAAATAATCGAGCTTGCTTTAGAAGAAAAATTAGAAGGTGCTGATATTCAGTGGGAAGACAAACATAGCTGCTGTGTTACTCTTGCTTCCTTGGGTTATCCAGGAACTTTTGAAAAAGGTTTTGAAATCACAGGTTATGATAAGGTAAATGGTAAGTACTTTGGAGCTGCAGTTACTTTAAAGGATGGCAAAGTATATACAAATGGCGGAAGAGTTTTAAATGTTGTTAATGTAGGAGAAAACTTAGAAGCTGCTAGAGCTGCCACTTATGAAGATGTAAATAAAGTAGATTTCAAAAATAAGTACTATAGAAAAGATATAGGAAACGTTCAAAACTAA
- a CDS encoding RidA family protein — translation MREIIRSDVSEEWGHSGIVEAGDFVFISYCVGNIGQPIENQINGAFDHLSRRLESIGLTLESVVKIECLFRDVWNIPVMEKVIKERFKGKYPARKSIQTEFAHRGGEEGLQFQLDAIAFKG, via the coding sequence ATGAGAGAAATTATAAGAAGTGACGTAAGCGAAGAATGGGGACATTCTGGAATTGTTGAGGCTGGTGATTTTGTTTTTATAAGTTATTGTGTTGGTAACATTGGTCAGCCAATAGAAAATCAAATTAATGGTGCCTTTGACCATTTGAGTAGACGACTAGAATCAATCGGTTTAACTTTAGAATCAGTGGTAAAAATTGAATGCTTGTTTAGAGATGTGTGGAATATACCTGTGATGGAAAAGGTAATTAAAGAGAGATTTAAAGGTAAGTATCCAGCTCGAAAATCAATACAAACAGAGTTTGCTCATCGTGGTGGCGAAGAGGGACTTCAATTTCAACTTGATGCTATAGCATTTAAAGGTTAG
- the ndk gene encoding nucleoside-diphosphate kinase, with amino-acid sequence MERTLVLIKPDGVERGLIGRIITVFENKGLRIADMKMCKPSKAEAEEHYKEHKGKFFFQELIDYLTEDRIVAMILEGENAIELIRKVNGDKDPLKAEGASIRGKYAIDRTRNLVHASENTENVEREISIWFDCK; translated from the coding sequence ATGGAAAGAACATTGGTGTTAATTAAACCTGACGGAGTAGAGAGAGGATTGATAGGTAGGATAATAACAGTATTCGAAAATAAAGGATTAAGAATTGCAGATATGAAAATGTGTAAGCCTTCAAAAGCAGAAGCTGAGGAACATTACAAAGAACATAAGGGGAAATTTTTCTTTCAAGAACTAATTGATTATTTAACAGAGGATAGAATTGTTGCAATGATCTTAGAAGGTGAAAATGCCATTGAACTTATAAGAAAAGTAAATGGTGATAAGGATCCATTGAAAGCTGAGGGTGCTAGTATAAGAGGAAAATATGCCATAGATAGAACAAGAAACTTAGTTCATGCCTCAGAAAATACCGAAAATGTTGAGCGCGAAATTAGCATTTGGTTTGATTGCAAATAA
- a CDS encoding nicotinate phosphoribosyltransferase has protein sequence MELVKNFNLRNERNLSMLVDFYEFTMGNGYLKNGYANEIVYFDMFFRRVPDGGGYCIMAGVQQLIEYLSNLKFTVEDIEYLRTKNIFAEEFLDYLKNFQFTCDVWAVPEGYPVFPNEPLVTVKGPAIQAQLIETMVLLTINHQTLIATKANRICRAAKGRPVMEFGSRRAQGYDGAIYGARAAIIGGCSSTACTISDQMFGIPAVGTMAHSWIQLFDDEYTAFKTWAETYPDNCVFLIDTYNVLKSGIPNAIKVFDEVLKPLGKRPSGVRIDSGDITYLSNRCREMLDSAGYNDVKIIVSNSLDEYIIMDVLSQGAEIDSFGVGERLITAKSEPVFGGVYKLVAVGSDNKIKPRIKISENEEKITNPGFKKIYRIFDKKSNKAIADLITLHDEVIDESKPLTIFDPIYTWKVKKLTNFYAKELLVQIFDKGNQVYESPEVIDIREFSIKETEKLWKEVLRFENPHNYYVDLSQKLWDLKHNMLRGFTEEFSSKEN, from the coding sequence ATGGAACTAGTTAAAAACTTTAATTTAAGAAATGAAAGAAACCTATCTATGCTCGTAGATTTTTATGAATTTACTATGGGTAATGGATATTTAAAAAATGGATATGCCAATGAGATCGTATATTTTGATATGTTTTTTAGACGGGTTCCTGATGGCGGTGGCTATTGTATAATGGCAGGAGTTCAACAACTAATAGAATATCTTAGCAACTTAAAATTCACTGTTGAAGACATAGAGTATCTAAGAACTAAAAATATTTTTGCTGAAGAGTTTCTAGATTATCTAAAAAACTTTCAATTTACTTGTGATGTTTGGGCCGTTCCTGAAGGATATCCAGTATTCCCAAATGAACCCTTAGTTACAGTAAAAGGTCCTGCAATTCAAGCTCAATTAATAGAAACTATGGTGCTATTAACTATTAATCATCAAACCTTAATAGCAACAAAGGCTAATAGAATCTGTAGAGCTGCTAAAGGTAGACCTGTTATGGAATTTGGTTCAAGGAGAGCACAAGGCTACGATGGTGCAATTTATGGAGCTAGAGCCGCTATAATTGGTGGATGTTCCTCAACAGCTTGTACTATTTCGGACCAAATGTTTGGAATTCCTGCTGTTGGTACCATGGCTCATTCTTGGATACAGCTTTTTGATGATGAGTATACAGCTTTTAAAACTTGGGCTGAAACTTACCCAGACAACTGTGTATTCTTAATTGATACATATAATGTATTAAAATCTGGTATTCCTAACGCTATCAAGGTTTTTGACGAAGTCCTAAAACCTCTTGGCAAGCGTCCTAGCGGTGTAAGAATAGATAGTGGTGATATTACTTATCTTTCAAACAGATGTCGTGAGATGCTTGATTCTGCTGGATATAACGATGTTAAAATCATAGTTTCAAACTCTCTTGATGAATACATAATTATGGATGTATTATCACAAGGAGCTGAAATCGATAGTTTCGGAGTGGGTGAAAGATTGATAACTGCTAAATCTGAACCAGTTTTCGGTGGTGTATATAAACTTGTTGCTGTAGGAAGCGATAATAAAATAAAACCAAGAATTAAAATCAGTGAAAATGAAGAAAAAATAACCAACCCTGGTTTTAAAAAAATATATAGAATTTTTGATAAAAAATCAAATAAGGCTATTGCAGATTTGATAACTCTTCACGATGAAGTAATTGATGAATCTAAACCACTTACTATATTTGATCCAATCTATACTTGGAAAGTTAAAAAGCTTACAAACTTTTATGCAAAAGAACTTTTAGTTCAGATATTTGATAAAGGTAATCAAGTGTATGAATCTCCAGAAGTAATAGATATAAGAGAGTTCTCGATAAAAGAGACAGAAAAACTTTGGAAGGAAGTACTTAGGTTTGAGAATCCTCATAACTATTATGTTGATTTATCTCAAAAATTATGGGACCTAAAACACAATATGTTAAGAGGCTTTACTGAAGAGTTCAGTAGCAAAGAAAATTAA